In the genome of Mugil cephalus isolate CIBA_MC_2020 chromosome 21, CIBA_Mcephalus_1.1, whole genome shotgun sequence, one region contains:
- the LOC124998901 gene encoding claudin-20-like has protein sequence MLSAAVQILAFALALLGVLGATVATVLPNWKVSINIWSNIMTPISQMQGLWMDCVWYSSGVFSCTMKNSMLSLPAYLQTMRAAMVLSCMVALFGLCLASLGLKCTRWGGSHRAKGHTAIAAGGCFILASLLCLVPASWFTNQVITTFLTTDLPDSSKYQPGGALCVTFISAGFLLAGGVIFCLSCPGTRTRRPEYDSSDRLNHNEQQRRKCEHSVKRTRQNKSVQLQTDEVNPEKAQQEKPPVEQEQRLVSSKLPQKDIKDSYSLQEYV, from the coding sequence ATGCTGTCTGCTGCCGTCCAGATCCTGGCGTTTGCCCTGGCTCTCCTGGGCGTCCTCGGTGCCACCGTGGCCACTGTCCTGCCCAACTGGAAGGTGAGCATCAACATCTGGTCCAACATCATGACCCCTATCTCGCAGATGCAGGGTCTATGGATGGACTGCGTCTGGTACAGCTCTGGCGTCTTCAGCTGCACCATGAAGAACTCGATGCTGTCCCTGCCAGCGTATCTGCAGACCATGCGGGCCGCCATGGTTCTGTCCTGCATGGTGGCCTTGTTTGGACTGTGCCTCGCCTCCCTGGGGCTCAAATGTACCCGCTGGGGAGGCAGCCACCGAGCGAAGGGACACACGGCCATCGCAGCAGGGGGCTGCTTCATCTTGGCCAGCCTTCTCTGCCTGGTCCCCGCGTCCTGGTTCACCAACCAAGTCATCACCACCTTCCTCACCACGGACCTGCCGGACAGCAGCAAGTATCAGCCCGGCGGAGCCCTCTGTGTCACGTTTATCTCCGCTGGCTTCCTCCTGGCTGGAGGAGTCATTTTCTGCTTGTCATGTCCCGGAACAAGAACAAGACGACCGGAGTATGATTCCTCCGACAGACTGAACCACAATGAGCAGCAGAGGCGCAAGTGTGAGCACTCGGTAAAACGCACCAGGCAAAACAAAAGCGTCCAGCTGCAGACGGACGAGGTGAATCCAGAGAAAGCTCAGCAGGAGAAACCTCCAGTGGAACAGGAGCAGAGGCTCGTCTCGTCCAAACTCCCTCAAAAGGACATCAAGGACAGCTACAGCCTCCAGGAGTACGTTTAA
- the LOC124998899 gene encoding interferon-induced protein 44-like, producing the protein MGGWFSTSDPPSPPPRKVLDEPWRQINWGNTQDDLQYLNNYKPQRRDLQLRILLHGPVGAGKSSFINSVKSALQGKLCRQVMVDNIGRGCFTKKYTTYKIEKGNRTIFYPFVLNDMMGLKHAGRRNRKIHVKDMKLVMKGKVKDDYTFNPESKIPKNDPCYNNAPTDNDKVHIVVFVIDANTAHLMDSDVVETLCDIRDEATELGIPQVALFTKIDEACREIKTDMKNVYRSKSLQTKIEKFSANVGIPVNCIFPVKNYHSETNLNDDINALILNTLRNIITIADDASNQN; encoded by the exons ATGGGAGGATGGTTTTCTACATCTGATCCACCTTCCCCTCCTCCACGTAAGG TTCTGGATGAACCATGGAGGCAAATAAACTGGGG GAATACACAGGATGATCTACAGTATCTGAACAACTACAAACCTCAGAGACGGGATCTGCAGCTCAGGATTCTTCTTCATGGACCAGTTGGAGCTGGAAAGTCGAGTTTCATCAACTCTGTGAAAAGTGCCTTACAAGGCAAATTGTGCCGTCAGGTTATGGTCGATAACATCGGTCGTGGCTGCTTCACCAAAAAG TATACAACCTACAAGATCGAGAAAGGAAACCGAACAATCTTTTACCCTTTCGTCCTAAATGACATGATGGGCCTGAAACACGCCggaaggagaaacagaaaaatccaTGTGAAAGATATGAAACTGGTGATGAAGGGAAAAGTGAAAGATGACTACACG ttcAATCCTGAAAGTAAAATACCAAAGAATGACCCATGCTACAACAATGCTCCAACAGACAACGACAAAGTGCACATTGTGGTTTTTGTCATTGATGCAAACACAGCACACCTGATGGATTCTGATGTTGTGGAAACACTATGCGACATAAGAGATGAAGCAACTGAACTTG GAATTCCTCAAGTCGCCCTTTTCACCAAAATTGATGAGGCCTGTCGTGAGATCAAGACAGACATGAAGAATGTCTACAGGAGCAAATCGCTACAGACAAAG ATTGAGAAGTTCAGTGCAAATGTGGGCATCCCCGTCAACTGCATCTTCCCAGTGAAGAACTACCATTCAGAAACCAACCTGAACGACGACATCAACGCTCTCATCCTGAACACCCTGAGAAACATCATCACTATTGCAGATGACGCCAGCAACCAAAACTAG